In one Arachis duranensis cultivar V14167 chromosome 9, aradu.V14167.gnm2.J7QH, whole genome shotgun sequence genomic region, the following are encoded:
- the LOC107467178 gene encoding transcription factor bHLH84-like: protein MEPAQLISEEWGSLSGLYTAEEAEFMTQLLAGNYSVSEKHYSSVAMPPSSAFWPCHESTKVSFKGINGNSYLPPSHIENANYLCFSQGSSSSTENGNIYSYDTTTNFDSMSTDNCLEGAKFSPQSNDNSRAQISGIIDDDAKIECERMVFEPAEDLENPTKRLRSSSEVPRNMRNVKSRKENPLPSSYTSNSEEDKGPAAPKNRRSSSGAATDPQSLYARKRRERINERLRILQTLVPNGTKVDISTMLEEAVHYVKFLQLQIKLLSSDDLWMYAPIAYNGINIGLDLSITPPTKWESPFLH, encoded by the exons atggaaCCAGCTCAGTTGATTTCTGAAGAATGGGGTTCTCTTAGTGGACTATACACAGCTGAGGAAGCTGAATTCATGACTCAGCTTCTTGCTGGTAACTATTCTGTCTCAGAGAAGCATTATTCTAGTGTTGCCATGCCACCATCTTCTGCATTTTGGCCTTGCCATGAATCCACAAAAGTGAGCTTCAAAGGCATCAATGGCAATTCCTATTTGCCTCCTTCACATATTGAAAATGCTAACTATCTATGCTTCTCCCAAGGGAGTAGCTCCAGTACTGAGAATGGGAATATCTATTCCTATGATACCACAACAAATTTCGACTCCATGTCCACCGATAATTGTTTAGAAGGTGCCAAGTTTAGTCCACAGAGTAATGATAACTCGAGGGCGCAGATAAGTGGAATCATTGATGATGATGCTAAGATAGAGTGTGAAAGAATGGTTTTTGAACCTGCAGAGGACTTGGAGAACCCAACCAAAAGGCTTAGGAGTTCATCTGAG GTCCCAAGAAACATGAGGAATGTTAAATCAAGGAAGGAGAATCCACTTCCTTCTTCTTACACAAGCAACAGTGAAGAGGATAAAGGCCCTGCAGCTCCCAAAAATAGAAGAAGTAGCAGTGGTGCTGCCACAGATCCACAGAGCCTATATGCAAGA aaaagaagagaaaggatAAATGAAAGGTTGAGAATACTACAAACACTTGTCCCCAATGGAACTAAGGTGGATATCAGCACCATGCTTGAGGAAGCTGTCCATTATGTGAAGTTCTTACAACTCCAAATTAAG CTTCTAAGCTCTGATGATTTATGGATGTATGCTCCAATCGCTTACAATGGAATTAATATTGGACTAGACCTCTCTATTACTCCTCCAACTAAATGGGAAAGCCCTTTTCTACATTGA